One window of Microbacterium sediminis genomic DNA carries:
- a CDS encoding twin-arginine translocase TatA/TatE family subunit, whose amino-acid sequence MHMPGIWQILLILAIVLLIFGAARLPALAKSLGQSARVFRGEIKQMKEESTKDGAAPSTTASSTAAEQPGPATPPAAPSSDATDPKP is encoded by the coding sequence ATGCACATGCCGGGCATCTGGCAGATCCTGCTGATCCTCGCGATCGTCCTGCTCATCTTCGGCGCCGCGCGCCTGCCCGCCCTCGCGAAGAGCCTCGGTCAGTCGGCGCGTGTCTTCCGCGGCGAGATCAAGCAGATGAAGGAGGAGAGCACCAAGGACGGTGCCGCCCCTTCGACGACCGCTTCCTCGACCGCCGCCGAGCAGCCGGGCCCCGCGACGCCGCCGGCCGCGCCCTCGTCGGACGCGACCGACCCCAAGCCGTAA
- a CDS encoding FKBP-type peptidyl-prolyl cis-trans isomerase, which produces MRKIPAVLTLTALAGLSLVACAPASDATSSAGCTRAAENDAVSTAIEVTGEFGQAPQLSLAQPFETDRTVYADLETGDGAAIEDVDQPSVLEMSFFSAETGDPIIGTSYGEAAPTPTSTSRWLDLFPGLEDALLCAEEGTRTVVALSDDGVADATRAQYAMNGFPQEGGVIAVVDLRRVYPTAAWGSPVYNTGGGLPSVVRDPQGRPGITVPDAQPPADLVVQTLLEGDGPTIGEGDTAVVQYTGVLWDEKTVFDSSWENGSLLLATPGGMIPGFEQALQGQKVGSQVMAVIPPELGYGEQGSGATIPADATLVFVIDIVGVEETPAS; this is translated from the coding sequence GTGCGTAAGATCCCCGCTGTCCTCACCCTGACCGCCCTCGCCGGTCTGAGCCTGGTGGCCTGCGCCCCGGCCTCCGACGCGACCTCGTCGGCCGGCTGCACGCGTGCCGCCGAGAACGACGCCGTGTCGACGGCGATCGAGGTGACGGGCGAGTTCGGCCAGGCGCCGCAGCTCTCGCTGGCGCAGCCGTTCGAGACCGACCGCACCGTGTACGCCGACCTCGAGACGGGCGACGGGGCCGCGATCGAGGACGTCGACCAGCCGAGCGTGCTGGAGATGTCGTTCTTCTCCGCCGAGACCGGCGACCCCATCATCGGCACGTCGTACGGCGAGGCGGCGCCCACGCCCACCAGCACGAGCCGCTGGCTCGACCTGTTCCCCGGGCTGGAGGACGCGCTGCTGTGCGCCGAGGAGGGCACGCGCACCGTCGTCGCCCTCTCCGACGACGGCGTGGCCGACGCCACCCGCGCGCAGTACGCCATGAACGGATTCCCGCAGGAGGGCGGCGTCATCGCCGTCGTCGACCTGCGCCGCGTGTACCCCACGGCGGCCTGGGGCTCGCCCGTGTACAACACCGGCGGCGGGCTGCCGTCGGTGGTCCGCGATCCGCAGGGGCGTCCCGGCATCACGGTGCCCGACGCGCAGCCGCCGGCCGACCTCGTCGTGCAGACGCTGCTCGAGGGCGACGGCCCCACGATCGGCGAGGGCGACACCGCCGTGGTGCAGTACACCGGGGTGCTGTGGGACGAGAAGACCGTCTTCGACTCGTCGTGGGAGAACGGCAGCCTGCTGCTGGCCACCCCGGGCGGCATGATCCCCGGATTCGAGCAGGCGTTGCAGGGGCAGAAGGTCGGCTCGCAGGTCATGGCCGTCATCCCGCCCGAGCTCGGCTACGGCGAGCAGGGCAGCGGCGCGACGATCCCGGCCGATGCCACGCTCGTCTTCGTGATCGACATCGTCGGCGTGGAGGAGACGCCCGCGTCGTGA
- the lnt gene encoding apolipoprotein N-acyltransferase yields the protein MPDRRPPLPLWAALIVAALGGLALDLSFPSAGTWPLAFVAVGMSLVTLIGRRAGAAFLVGLVFGAAFYFPHIDWAASFLGDNELAWVPWVALAGLESLFMGLGAIPIALAYHWTDRVRGGARLIAVPVLVSGLWTAREIAMGSWPYGGFAWGRIGMAMSEAPLAEAASWVGVSGLSFLCVLWAAMLVELGRFAARTRGAGPRRARALAVLPALGLIAALVLVPQFPTTPVGTIRVGAVQGNGPAAYMDDREYLDVLRAQLAATRELEGQDVDVVLWPEGGVDGDPRADERVARVLDDVVRDYDAPLLMNAASAVGDDIFNMSMLWTQDGPAQTHSKRHPVAFGEYVPDRAFFEAIVPSLIQMIGREYTPGTDSPVIDVGGVPIGLAICFDVVADGLIREGVFDGAQAYMFQTNNADFRGTDENLQQLAFARMRAIETGRSVVNLSTVGTSQVIAPDGTTIDQIGVDEAGAIVADVELREGLTAGVVSGQAIVWILLIGSPLALVGVFIARRRPRSQAAEAS from the coding sequence ATGCCCGATCGCCGCCCGCCGCTGCCGCTGTGGGCGGCGCTCATCGTCGCCGCGCTCGGCGGCCTCGCCCTCGACCTGAGCTTCCCCAGCGCCGGGACCTGGCCCCTCGCGTTCGTGGCGGTGGGGATGTCGCTCGTCACGCTGATCGGGCGGCGCGCCGGGGCGGCGTTCCTCGTCGGCCTCGTGTTCGGGGCGGCGTTCTACTTCCCCCACATCGACTGGGCCGCGAGCTTCCTCGGCGACAACGAGCTGGCCTGGGTGCCGTGGGTGGCGTTGGCGGGACTCGAGTCGCTCTTCATGGGGCTCGGCGCGATCCCGATCGCCCTGGCCTACCACTGGACCGATCGCGTGCGGGGCGGGGCGCGGCTGATCGCCGTCCCCGTGCTCGTGTCGGGGCTATGGACCGCGCGCGAGATCGCGATGGGCAGCTGGCCCTACGGCGGTTTCGCGTGGGGGCGCATCGGCATGGCGATGTCCGAGGCGCCGCTGGCGGAGGCCGCGTCGTGGGTGGGGGTCAGCGGGCTGAGCTTCCTCTGCGTGCTCTGGGCGGCGATGCTGGTCGAGCTCGGACGGTTCGCGGCTCGCACGCGCGGGGCGGGGCCGCGGCGCGCCCGGGCGCTCGCGGTGCTGCCGGCGCTCGGGCTGATCGCCGCGCTCGTGCTCGTGCCGCAGTTCCCGACCACGCCCGTCGGCACGATCCGCGTCGGTGCGGTGCAGGGCAACGGCCCGGCCGCCTACATGGACGACCGCGAGTACCTCGACGTCCTGCGCGCCCAGCTGGCCGCCACGCGCGAGCTCGAGGGGCAGGACGTCGACGTAGTGCTCTGGCCCGAGGGTGGGGTCGACGGCGATCCGCGCGCGGACGAGCGCGTCGCGCGCGTGCTCGATGACGTCGTGCGGGACTACGACGCCCCGCTGCTCATGAACGCCGCCAGCGCCGTGGGCGATGACATCTTCAACATGTCGATGCTGTGGACGCAGGACGGTCCCGCGCAGACGCATTCCAAGCGCCACCCCGTGGCCTTCGGGGAGTACGTGCCCGATCGCGCGTTCTTCGAGGCGATCGTGCCCTCGCTGATCCAGATGATCGGGCGCGAGTACACCCCGGGCACCGACTCGCCCGTGATCGACGTGGGCGGCGTGCCGATCGGACTCGCCATCTGCTTCGACGTCGTCGCCGACGGCCTGATCCGCGAGGGGGTCTTCGACGGGGCGCAGGCGTACATGTTCCAGACCAACAACGCCGACTTCCGCGGCACCGACGAGAATCTGCAGCAGCTGGCGTTCGCCCGGATGCGCGCGATCGAGACCGGCCGCAGCGTGGTCAACCTCTCGACGGTGGGCACCAGCCAGGTGATCGCTCCCGACGGCACGACGATCGATCAGATCGGCGTGGACGAGGCGGGCGCGATCGTCGCGGACGTCGAGCTGCGCGAGGGGCTCACCGCCGGGGTGGTGTCGGGGCAGGCGATCGTCTGGATCCTGCTGATCGGCTCGCCGCTGGCGCTCGTCGGCGTGTTCATCGCGCGTCGACGTCCCCGCTCGCAGGCGGCCGAGGCGTCGTAG
- the tatC gene encoding twin-arginine translocase subunit TatC encodes MTLAGHLLELRKRLMIAALALVVGMVVAYFLTDWVIEWLLYPIREVSEQLGDDFTRLVYTTITGPFDMRIRISFAIGLIISAPVWLWQIWAFIMPGLKKKEIQYTVGFMAAAIPLFFGGCAVAIYLLPRLILVMSEFVPEEQFASQFYESAAYYDFVFKLITIVGIAFVLPVFLVALNLAGVVSGKTILKGWRFALIIGLVFGMLASSPADIISMIVLGLILFVLYLAAALVSLLFDRRKRKQNPDLYIEV; translated from the coding sequence ATGACCCTCGCGGGTCACCTGCTCGAGCTGCGCAAGCGGCTCATGATCGCCGCCCTCGCGCTCGTGGTCGGCATGGTCGTCGCCTACTTCCTCACCGACTGGGTGATCGAGTGGCTGCTGTACCCGATCCGTGAGGTGTCCGAGCAGCTCGGCGACGACTTCACGCGGCTCGTCTACACCACGATCACGGGGCCGTTCGACATGCGCATCCGCATCTCGTTCGCGATCGGCCTGATCATCTCGGCGCCCGTCTGGCTGTGGCAGATCTGGGCGTTCATCATGCCGGGCCTGAAGAAGAAGGAGATCCAGTACACGGTCGGCTTCATGGCCGCCGCGATCCCGCTCTTCTTCGGCGGCTGCGCCGTCGCCATCTACCTGCTGCCGCGGCTCATCCTCGTGATGAGCGAGTTCGTGCCGGAGGAGCAGTTCGCCTCGCAGTTCTACGAGTCGGCGGCGTACTACGACTTCGTCTTCAAGCTCATCACGATCGTCGGCATCGCCTTCGTGCTGCCCGTGTTCCTCGTGGCCCTGAACCTCGCGGGCGTGGTGAGCGGCAAGACGATCCTCAAGGGGTGGCGGTTCGCGCTCATCATCGGCCTCGTCTTCGGGATGCTCGCGTCGTCGCCGGCCGACATCATCTCGATGATCGTGCTCGGCCTCATCCTGTTCGTGCTGTATCTGGCGGCCGCGCTCGTCTCGCTGCTGTTCGACCGCCGCAAGCGGAAGCAGAACCCCGACCTGTACATCGAGGTGTAG
- a CDS encoding helix-turn-helix transcriptional regulator: MAERIPAEERQLNLVVALMATEIGLTKQQILDNVSGYRQRQAEASTDALEKMFERDKEELRRVGVPVETIGDAADPNDLRDARYRIPKAEYDLPENLEFTPAELAVLSLAGSVWSEGSLSQDAQRGLRKIRALGIDVDEPILGFAPRMTAREAAFAPLQEAIDECAAVEFDYLKPGDEHPRRRRVFPLALVDYEARWHVYVHDVDAGGPRTFLLSRIVGDVVTRRERFDPSLREGAGERAQRGLEEVAARQSALLEVEPGTEASLRLGRRGEPQAQGIRVPYVDRHVLADELASYGPEVRVVEPADLREAVIERLRATRDLHRGVSA; this comes from the coding sequence GTGGCCGAGAGAATCCCCGCCGAAGAGCGGCAGCTGAATCTCGTCGTCGCGCTCATGGCGACGGAGATCGGCCTCACCAAGCAGCAGATCCTCGACAACGTGTCGGGGTATCGGCAGCGGCAGGCGGAGGCCTCGACCGACGCGCTCGAGAAGATGTTCGAGCGCGACAAGGAGGAGCTGCGCCGCGTGGGCGTGCCGGTGGAGACGATCGGCGACGCCGCCGACCCGAACGACCTGCGCGATGCGCGCTACCGGATCCCGAAGGCGGAGTACGACCTGCCCGAGAACCTCGAGTTCACTCCCGCGGAGCTCGCGGTGCTGAGCCTGGCCGGCAGCGTGTGGAGCGAGGGATCGCTGTCGCAGGACGCCCAGCGGGGCCTGCGCAAGATCCGCGCGCTCGGCATCGACGTGGACGAGCCGATCCTCGGCTTCGCGCCGCGGATGACCGCCCGCGAGGCGGCGTTCGCACCGCTGCAGGAGGCGATCGACGAGTGCGCCGCCGTGGAGTTCGACTACCTCAAGCCGGGCGACGAGCATCCGCGCCGCCGCCGCGTGTTCCCGCTGGCCCTCGTCGACTACGAGGCGCGCTGGCACGTCTACGTGCACGACGTGGACGCGGGAGGGCCGCGCACCTTCCTGCTCAGCCGCATCGTGGGCGACGTCGTCACGCGCCGCGAGCGGTTCGACCCGTCGCTGCGCGAGGGGGCGGGCGAGCGCGCACAGCGGGGCCTCGAGGAGGTCGCGGCGCGGCAGTCGGCGCTGCTGGAGGTCGAGCCGGGCACGGAGGCATCGCTGCGGCTCGGGCGCCGCGGGGAGCCGCAGGCCCAGGGGATCCGCGTGCCCTACGTCGATCGGCACGTGCTGGCCGACGAGCTCGCCTCGTACGGGCCGGAGGTGCGAGTGGTCGAGCCGGCCGATCTGCGTGAGGCCGTCATCGAGCGCCTCCGCGCCACCCGCGATCTGCATCGGGGGGTGAGCGCGTGA
- a CDS encoding HAD family hydrolase, with the protein MTPQAVLWDMDGTLVDSEPYWIAAETELIASYGGTWTHEDAMQLIGLGLFDSAAIIQARGVDMTPEEIVDHLTAQVVHRLRTDGVPFRPGARELLFSLREAGVKTALVTMSMHRMARTVVDLIDFPAFDLIVGGDDVERPKPFPDPYLHAAQTLGVDIRACVALEDSPNGLRSAIASGAVALGVENLLPLEGLGAAAVWRTLAGSDAEALAALFREHRAPQQETTR; encoded by the coding sequence ATGACACCTCAGGCCGTGCTGTGGGACATGGACGGCACCCTCGTCGACTCGGAGCCCTACTGGATCGCGGCGGAGACCGAGCTCATCGCGAGCTACGGCGGCACGTGGACCCACGAGGACGCGATGCAGCTGATCGGCCTCGGGCTGTTCGACTCGGCGGCGATCATCCAGGCGCGGGGCGTCGACATGACGCCCGAGGAGATCGTCGACCACCTCACCGCCCAGGTGGTGCACCGCCTGCGCACCGACGGCGTGCCGTTCCGGCCGGGTGCGCGCGAGCTGCTGTTCTCGCTGCGCGAGGCGGGCGTGAAGACGGCGCTGGTGACGATGTCGATGCACCGCATGGCTCGTACCGTGGTGGACCTCATCGACTTCCCCGCGTTCGACCTCATCGTCGGCGGCGACGACGTCGAGCGGCCCAAGCCCTTCCCCGATCCCTACCTCCACGCCGCACAGACGCTCGGCGTCGACATCCGCGCGTGCGTGGCGCTCGAGGACTCGCCCAACGGGCTGCGCTCGGCGATCGCCTCGGGCGCGGTCGCGCTCGGCGTGGAGAACCTCCTCCCGCTCGAGGGCCTCGGCGCGGCCGCCGTGTGGCGCACCCTGGCCGGCAGCGACGCGGAGGCGCTCGCCGCGCTGTTCCGCGAGCACCGCGCCCCCCAGCAGGAGACGACCCGATGA
- a CDS encoding tRNA (adenine-N1)-methyltransferase translates to MIDKPRGPFRYGDRVQLTGPKGRMHTITLKEGGELHTHHGVLRHAQLVGQPDGSVVENSAGHEYLALRPLLRDFVMSMPRGAAIVYPKDSAAIVAQADIFPGAVVVEAGVGSGALSLSLLRAVGPEGRLISFERRMEFAEVALANVETFFGELPPYWEVREGDLADELPKAVEPGSVDRVVLDMLAPWEVLPAVSDALTPGGVVICYVATATQLSRVAEFIRGLGAFTEPDANETMVRGWHVDGLAVRPDHRMVAHTGFLISARKLAPGAIPPEVKRRASKRSYGDEDLEIWTPGGVGDREITDKNLRKRVREAEKARDGARIAAASRAAESAED, encoded by the coding sequence ATGATCGACAAGCCCCGCGGACCGTTCCGGTACGGCGATCGCGTGCAGCTGACGGGTCCCAAGGGCCGCATGCACACGATCACCCTGAAGGAGGGCGGTGAGCTGCACACCCACCACGGCGTGCTCCGCCACGCCCAGCTGGTGGGCCAGCCCGACGGCTCGGTGGTCGAGAACAGCGCCGGGCACGAGTACCTCGCGCTGCGCCCGCTGCTGCGCGACTTCGTCATGTCGATGCCGCGCGGCGCGGCGATCGTGTACCCGAAGGACTCCGCCGCGATCGTGGCGCAGGCCGACATCTTCCCCGGCGCCGTCGTCGTCGAGGCGGGTGTGGGCTCGGGCGCGCTCTCGCTCTCGCTGCTGCGCGCCGTCGGGCCCGAGGGGCGTCTGATCTCGTTCGAGCGGCGCATGGAGTTCGCCGAGGTGGCCCTGGCCAACGTCGAGACGTTCTTCGGCGAGCTGCCGCCGTACTGGGAGGTGCGCGAGGGCGACCTCGCCGACGAGCTCCCGAAGGCGGTCGAGCCCGGGTCGGTCGACCGCGTCGTTCTCGACATGCTCGCGCCGTGGGAGGTGCTGCCGGCGGTCTCCGACGCGCTCACGCCCGGCGGCGTGGTGATCTGCTACGTCGCCACCGCCACCCAGCTCTCGCGCGTGGCCGAGTTCATCCGCGGCCTGGGCGCGTTCACCGAGCCCGACGCGAACGAGACGATGGTGCGCGGCTGGCACGTCGACGGCCTCGCCGTGCGACCCGATCACCGCATGGTCGCCCACACCGGCTTCCTCATCTCGGCCCGCAAGCTCGCGCCGGGGGCGATCCCGCCCGAGGTCAAGCGGCGCGCCTCAAAGCGCAGCTACGGAGACGAGGACCTCGAGATCTGGACGCCCGGGGGCGTGGGCGATCGCGAGATCACCGACAAGAACCTGCGCAAGCGCGTGCGCGAGGCGGAGAAGGCGCGCGACGGCGCCCGGATCGCCGCCGCGAGCCGCGCCGCCGAGAGCGCCGAGGACTGA
- a CDS encoding PAC2 family protein, producing MTGRDQHSLGGRILVAAFDGWNDAGEAASNAIELLRREGEYEPVFSVDPELYFDYQYTRPMMQADGEGGRSLKWPEATLYRPKKKAAVELWLLTGVEPARAWRAFTAELLDVALREDITSLVTLGSMMSDVPHTRPIAVTMTSENDAVRTALELERSTYEGPTGIIGVLADAAEQVGIPAVALWASVPHYVASHAPSPKATLALLERLADLSAADVPRGTLETESMAWEASIDAAAAEDEDMREYIRHLEENRDTVESPEASGDAIAKAFERYLRRDGDDPRRPH from the coding sequence GTGACGGGACGCGATCAGCACAGCCTGGGAGGCAGGATCCTCGTGGCGGCCTTCGACGGCTGGAACGACGCGGGCGAGGCCGCCTCGAACGCGATCGAGCTGCTGCGCCGCGAGGGCGAGTACGAGCCCGTCTTCTCGGTCGACCCGGAGCTCTACTTCGACTACCAGTACACGCGGCCGATGATGCAGGCCGACGGCGAGGGCGGCCGATCCCTGAAGTGGCCGGAGGCCACGCTGTACCGGCCGAAGAAGAAGGCGGCCGTGGAGCTGTGGCTGCTCACCGGTGTGGAGCCGGCCCGCGCCTGGCGGGCCTTCACGGCCGAGCTGCTCGACGTGGCACTGCGCGAGGACATCACCTCGCTCGTCACGCTGGGCTCGATGATGTCGGACGTGCCGCACACGCGGCCGATCGCGGTGACGATGACGAGCGAGAACGACGCCGTGCGCACCGCGCTGGAGCTGGAGCGCAGCACGTACGAGGGTCCGACCGGGATCATCGGCGTGCTCGCCGACGCGGCCGAGCAGGTCGGCATCCCGGCCGTCGCGCTGTGGGCGAGCGTGCCGCACTACGTCGCGAGCCACGCGCCGTCGCCGAAGGCGACGCTCGCGCTCCTCGAGCGACTGGCCGACCTCAGCGCGGCCGACGTGCCCCGGGGCACGCTCGAGACCGAGTCGATGGCGTGGGAGGCGTCGATCGACGCCGCCGCGGCCGAGGACGAGGACATGCGCGAGTACATCCGCCACCTCGAGGAGAACCGCGACACGGTCGAGTCGCCCGAGGCCTCCGGCGACGCGATCGCGAAGGCCTTCGAGCGCTACCTGCGCCGCGACGGCGACGACCCGCGCCGCCCCCACTGA
- a CDS encoding helix-turn-helix transcriptional regulator, with the protein MKRRAALVASDRVQLLLTLVPYLLERGEVSVAEAAEEFGVTPAQLRGMVEKLTVIGLPGSDEFWQMPHEMFDIDWDLLEERDRISITYAPALDRAPRLTSREAAALLAGLRLASTMPGVAESEVVQGLIAKLAAGASAAPADVVVVPPRVDEVRELVSRALRERVAVSFTYRAPDAPATTRTVDPAKVVISNGQWFLQGWCHLRRAMRTFNLERISDPRLTDTPAEHGNEAVPELFEPSADDEVAVIRFRSEIAPLVGEYLDRAEVEEAGGVSTARLRVADARSLKRLAARRGGAVEILEPAAARRATVEWTEAALALYGEG; encoded by the coding sequence GTGAAGCGCCGAGCCGCGCTCGTCGCGAGCGATCGCGTCCAGCTGCTGCTGACCCTCGTGCCCTACCTGCTCGAGCGCGGCGAGGTCTCCGTCGCCGAGGCCGCCGAGGAGTTCGGGGTCACGCCCGCCCAGCTGCGCGGGATGGTCGAGAAGCTCACGGTGATCGGCCTGCCCGGCTCGGACGAGTTCTGGCAGATGCCGCACGAGATGTTCGACATCGACTGGGACCTGCTCGAGGAGCGCGACCGCATCTCGATCACGTACGCCCCCGCGCTCGACCGGGCGCCGCGCCTCACCTCGCGCGAGGCCGCCGCGCTCCTGGCGGGCCTGCGCCTGGCGAGCACGATGCCCGGCGTCGCCGAGTCCGAGGTGGTCCAGGGCCTCATCGCCAAGCTCGCCGCGGGGGCGTCGGCCGCGCCGGCCGACGTCGTCGTGGTCCCGCCGCGGGTCGACGAGGTGCGCGAGCTCGTCTCGCGCGCGCTGCGGGAGCGCGTGGCGGTGTCTTTCACCTATCGCGCGCCCGACGCCCCGGCCACGACCCGCACCGTGGACCCGGCCAAGGTCGTCATCTCCAACGGTCAGTGGTTCCTGCAGGGCTGGTGCCACCTGCGCCGGGCGATGCGCACGTTCAACCTGGAGCGCATCAGCGATCCGCGCCTCACCGACACGCCGGCCGAGCACGGGAACGAGGCCGTGCCGGAGCTGTTCGAGCCGAGCGCCGACGACGAGGTGGCCGTGATCCGCTTCCGCAGCGAGATCGCGCCGCTCGTGGGGGAGTACCTCGATCGGGCCGAGGTCGAGGAGGCCGGTGGCGTCTCCACCGCGCGGCTGAGGGTGGCCGACGCCCGCAGCCTGAAGCGGCTGGCCGCGCGCCGCGGCGGCGCCGTGGAGATCCTCGAGCCGGCCGCGGCCCGGCGGGCGACGGTCGAGTGGACCGAGGCGGCGCTCGCCCTCTACGGCGAGGGCTGA
- a CDS encoding DEAD/DEAH box helicase, which produces MRHPLTEQFAKAQRFELDPFQVAGCEALEEGRSVLVAAPTGAGKTIVGEFAVHLAMQTPGDKAFYTTPIKALSNQKFRELQDVYGEANVGLLTGDVNINGNARVVVMTTEVLRNMIYAGSSALTGLRYVVMDEVHYLADRFRGAVWEEVIIHLPESVRLVSLSATVSNAEEFGDWLGTVRGDTEVIVSEIRPVPLEQHVLVRGDLLPLFDGHSGSDRVNRELLRIGGAGSGDWSGRGSEGRRRGRGHREFRRGYVKPDRRIPRIDRPEVVQLLERANLLPAIFFIFSRAGCDGAVQQVRRSGLRLTTAEEREEIRRVVDERTGTLADEDLGVLGWWEWRESLERGVAAHHAGLLPAFKEVVEELFQRKLLKAVFATETLALGINMPARTVVLEKLEKFNGESRVAITPGEYTQLTGRAGRRGIDVEGHAVVQWTEGLDPQSVASLASRRTYPLNSSFRPTYNMAVNLIDQFGRQRARRILESSFAQFQADRSVVGLAQQVKDAEGSLEGYASAMACDRGDFVEYSAMRRELSDLEKAQRRDVGASRGKREQRNREIASLRKRMSRHGCHSCPDREQHARWGERYQKLKRETDKIRRQIASRTGTVARQFDRIIDVLVELEYVVLDGNEATLTEAGARMKRIYGDRDLLVAESLRAGIWKGLDAPSLAALACCLVYEPRRDDGGDHRLPRGPFREALGRTQELWARLDDLEQDHRLPGTQEVSTGLAEAMHLWARGQMLDRVLGEADMAAGDFVRWAKQTIDLLDQLSIVADDDLARTARKALDQVRRGIVAYSAV; this is translated from the coding sequence ATGCGGCACCCCCTGACCGAGCAGTTCGCGAAGGCGCAGCGGTTCGAGCTCGATCCCTTCCAGGTCGCGGGCTGCGAGGCGCTCGAGGAGGGCCGCAGCGTGCTCGTGGCCGCGCCCACGGGCGCCGGCAAGACGATCGTCGGCGAGTTCGCCGTGCACCTGGCGATGCAGACCCCGGGCGACAAGGCGTTCTACACGACCCCGATCAAGGCGCTGTCGAACCAGAAGTTCCGCGAGCTGCAGGACGTCTACGGCGAGGCCAACGTCGGCCTCCTCACCGGCGACGTGAACATCAACGGCAACGCCCGCGTCGTCGTGATGACGACCGAGGTGCTGCGCAACATGATCTACGCCGGCTCCTCGGCGCTCACCGGCCTGCGCTACGTGGTGATGGACGAGGTGCACTACCTCGCCGATCGCTTCCGCGGCGCCGTGTGGGAAGAGGTGATCATCCACCTGCCGGAGAGCGTGCGGCTCGTGTCGCTGTCGGCGACCGTCTCGAACGCCGAGGAGTTCGGCGACTGGCTGGGCACGGTCCGCGGCGACACCGAGGTGATCGTCTCGGAGATCCGTCCCGTCCCGCTCGAGCAGCACGTGCTCGTGCGCGGCGACCTGCTGCCGCTGTTCGACGGGCACTCCGGCTCGGACCGCGTCAATCGCGAGCTGCTGCGGATCGGCGGCGCCGGCAGCGGGGACTGGTCCGGCCGCGGCTCCGAGGGGCGCCGGCGCGGCCGGGGCCATCGCGAGTTCCGCCGCGGATACGTCAAGCCCGACCGGCGGATCCCGCGCATCGATCGTCCCGAGGTGGTGCAGCTGCTGGAGCGCGCCAACCTGCTGCCGGCGATCTTCTTCATCTTCAGCCGCGCCGGCTGCGACGGCGCCGTGCAGCAGGTGCGCCGATCCGGCCTGCGCCTGACGACGGCCGAGGAGCGCGAGGAGATCCGCCGCGTCGTCGACGAGCGCACGGGGACGCTCGCCGACGAGGACCTCGGCGTGCTCGGCTGGTGGGAATGGCGCGAGAGCCTCGAGCGCGGCGTCGCCGCCCATCACGCCGGCCTGCTTCCGGCGTTCAAGGAGGTCGTCGAGGAGCTCTTCCAGCGCAAGCTGCTCAAGGCCGTCTTCGCGACCGAGACCCTCGCGCTCGGCATCAACATGCCCGCCCGCACCGTGGTGCTCGAGAAGCTCGAGAAGTTCAACGGCGAGTCGCGCGTGGCGATCACGCCGGGCGAGTATACGCAGCTGACCGGCCGCGCCGGGCGACGGGGGATCGACGTCGAGGGTCACGCCGTCGTCCAGTGGACCGAGGGCCTGGACCCGCAGTCCGTGGCCTCGCTCGCCTCGCGCCGCACCTATCCGCTGAACTCCTCGTTCCGGCCCACCTACAACATGGCCGTGAACCTCATCGATCAGTTCGGTCGCCAGCGGGCGCGGCGGATCCTGGAGTCGTCGTTCGCCCAGTTCCAGGCCGACCGCTCGGTGGTCGGGCTCGCGCAGCAGGTCAAGGACGCCGAGGGATCGCTCGAGGGCTACGCGTCGGCCATGGCCTGCGACCGAGGCGACTTCGTCGAGTACTCGGCCATGCGGCGCGAGCTCAGCGACCTCGAGAAGGCGCAGCGGCGCGACGTGGGGGCCTCGCGCGGCAAGCGCGAGCAGCGCAACCGCGAGATCGCGTCGCTCCGCAAGCGCATGTCGCGGCACGGCTGCCACTCGTGCCCCGACCGCGAGCAGCACGCCCGGTGGGGCGAGCGCTATCAGAAGCTCAAGCGCGAGACCGACAAGATCCGGCGCCAGATCGCCTCGCGCACCGGCACCGTCGCCCGCCAGTTCGATCGAATCATCGACGTGCTCGTCGAGCTCGAGTACGTGGTGCTCGACGGCAACGAGGCCACGCTCACCGAGGCCGGCGCGCGCATGAAGCGGATCTACGGCGACCGCGACCTGCTCGTGGCCGAGTCGCTGCGGGCCGGCATCTGGAAGGGCCTCGACGCGCCCTCCCTCGCCGCCCTGGCGTGCTGCCTCGTGTACGAGCCGCGTCGCGACGACGGCGGCGACCACCGCCTGCCGCGCGGCCCGTTCCGCGAGGCGCTGGGGCGCACGCAGGAGCTGTGGGCCCGCCTGGACGACCTCGAGCAGGACCACCGGCTGCCCGGCACCCAGGAGGTCTCCACGGGGCTGGCCGAGGCCATGCACCTGTGGGCCCGCGGTCAGATGCTCGACCGCGTGCTCGGCGAGGCCGACATGGCGGCGGGCGACTTCGTGCGCTGGGCGAAGCAGACGATCGACCTGCTCGATCAGCTCTCGATCGTCGCCGACGACGACCTCGCCCGCACCGCCCGCAAGGCCCTCGACCAGGTGCGCCGCGGCATCGTCGCCTACAGCGCGGTGTGA